From a single Triplophysa rosa linkage group LG17, Trosa_1v2, whole genome shotgun sequence genomic region:
- the srpk1a gene encoding SRSF protein kinase 1a isoform X1 — protein sequence MERKVLALQARKKRVKAKKSTKKPAHPPRGASQQDPPTETQIKEPDEEILGSDDEEQEDPNDYCKGGYHHVKIGDLFNGKYHVIRKLGWGHFSTVWLAWDIQGKRFVAMKVVKSAEHYTETALDEIKLLRSVRNTGPDDPNREMVVQMLDDFKISGVNGTHVCMVFEVLGHHLLKWIIKSNYQGLPLPCVKSIIRQVLQGLDYLHTKCQIIHTDIKPENILMSVEELYIRRLAAEATEWQKAGAPPPSGSAVSTAPAPKQLPKMSKNKKKKLKKKQKRQAELLEKCIMDLEEMEVAPEGEEEDDPESLKSPSCHPLREASLQDITAEDIITDTRERLTSDDSVELNCNGFTCKQDTQLHTRHPTDAEDAALSMYEYCNGAESPELDQAGYSNGTSGQEQLEEEELHPGEQEQQKSRTRAREQNKEKLKNDKLSSGSLLVNPLDPLNADKINVKIADLGNACWVHKHFTEDIQTRQYRSLEVLLGSGYSTPADIWSTACMAFELATGDYLFEPHSGEDYSRDEDHIALIIELLGVVPRKLMLTGKYSKDFFTKKGDLKHITKLKPWGLLEVLMDKYEWPQEEAETFTDFLLPMLDLLPEKRATAAECLRHPWLAL from the exons ATGGAGAGAAAAG TTCTGGCACTTCAGGCGAGGAAGAAAAGGGTCAAAGCCAAGAAGTCGACCAAAAA GCCAGCACATCCTCCACGCGGGGCATCTCAACAGGATCCCCCTACAGAGACCCAGATAAAAGAGCCCGACGAGGAGATCCTCGGCTCTGATGATGAGGAGCAAGAAGATCCTAATGACTACTGTAAAG GAGGCTATCACCATGTCAAAATAGGGGACCTGTTTAATGGTAAATACCACGTGATCCGTAAACTGGGATGGGGGCATTTCTCCACTGTGTGGCTGGCCTGGGACATCCA AGGGAAGCGGTTTGTTGCGATGAAGGTGGTAAAGAGTGCAGAACATTACACTGAAACAGCTCTGGATGAAATAAAGCTGCTGAGATCT GTCAGAAATACAGGCCCTGATGATCCGAACAGAGAGATGGTTGTGCAGATGCTGGATGACTTTAAGATCTCAGGGGTCAATGGAACTC ATGTTTGCATGGTGTTCGAGGTGTTGGGTCACCATTTGCTTAAATGGATTATTAAGTCTAACTACCAAGGCTTACCTCTGCCCTGTGTCAAGAGCATCATTCGCCAG GTTCTGCAAGGTCTGGATTACCTGCACACCAAGTGTCAAATCATCCACACAGACATTAAGCCAGAGAACATTCTCATGAGCGTTGAGGAGCTGTATATCAGGCGACTGGCTGCAGAGGCCACTGAATGGCAGAAAGCAGGTGCTCCCCCTCCCTCTGGGTCAGCAG TGAGCACTGCCCCAGCACCTAAACAG CTgccaaaaatgtcaaaaaacaagaaaaagaagcTAAAAAAGAAGCAGAAGCGTCAGGCTGAGCTACTGGAGAAATGCATTATGGACTTAGAAGAGATGGAGGTCGCACCTGAaggtgaagaggaagatgaccCTGAATCCCTTAAATCCCCCTCCTGCCACCCACTCAGAGAGGCATCACTGCAGGACATCACTGCTGAAGACATAATCA CGGACACCAGAGAGAGACTAACCTCAGATGATTCAGTGGAGCTCAACTGTAATGGATTTACCTGTAAACAAGACACCCAACTGCACACAAGACACCCCACAGACGCAGAGGACGCAGCTCTGAGCATGTATGAGTACTGTAACGGGGCGGAGTCCCCAGAACTGGACCAGGCCGGCTACAGTAACGGCACCTCGGGCCAAGAGCAGTTGGAGGAGGAAGAGCTGCACCCCGGGGAGCAAGAACAGCAGAAGTCTAGAACCAGAGCCAGGGAACAGAACAAGGAGAAGCTGAAGAACG ACAAGTTGTCCTCTGGAAGCCTATTGGTCAATCCATTAGATCCCCTCAATGCTGACAAGATTAACGTCAAGATTGCAGACCTGGGCAACGCCTGCTGGGTG caCAAGCACTTTACAGAAGACATACAGACCCGACAGTACCGCTCTCTGGAGGTGCTGCTGGGCTCAGGATACAGCACACCTGCCGATATATGGAGCACAGCCTGCATG GCGTTTGAGTTGGCCACTGGTGACTATTTGTTTGAGCCTCACTCTGGTGAAGATTACTCCAGAGATGAAG ACCACATTGCTTTGATCATTGAACTGTTGGGGGTCGTCCCACGCAAACTCATGTTGACCGGAAAATATTCCAAGGATTTTTTCACCAAGAAAG GTGACCTGAAGCACATTACTAAATTGAAGCCGTGGGGTTTGCTGGAGGTACTGATGGATAAATACGAGTGGCCTCAGGAAGAGGCTGAGACCTTCACCGATTTCTTACTTCCAATGCTAGATCTCCTGCCAGAGAAAAGAGCCACGGCTGCTGAATGTTTGCGACACCCTTGGCTCGCCCTCTAG
- the srpk1a gene encoding SRSF protein kinase 1a isoform X2, with protein MERKVLALQARKKRVKAKKSTKKPAHPPRGASQQDPPTETQIKEPDEEILGSDDEEQEDPNDYCKGGYHHVKIGDLFNGKYHVIRKLGWGHFSTVWLAWDIQGKRFVAMKVVKSAEHYTETALDEIKLLRSVRNTGPDDPNREMVVQMLDDFKISGVNGTHVCMVFEVLGHHLLKWIIKSNYQGLPLPCVKSIIRQVLQGLDYLHTKCQIIHTDIKPENILMSVEELYIRRLAAEATEWQKAGAPPPSGSAVSTAPAPKQLPKMSKNKKKKLKKKQKRQAELLEKCIMDLEEMEVAPEGEEEDDPESLKSPSCHPLREASLQDITAEDIITDTRERLTSDDSVELNCNGFTCKQDTQLHTRHPTDAEDAALSMYEYCNGAESPELDQAGYSNGTSGQEQLEEEELHPGEQEQQKSRTRAREQNKEKLKNDKLSSGSLLVNPLDPLNADKINVKIADLGNACWVHKHFTEDIQTRQYRSLEVLLGSGYSTPADIWSTACMAFELATGDYLFEPHSGEDYSRDEDHLALIIELLGQIPCHFALSGKFSQEYFSWQGDLKHITKLKPWGLLEVLMDKYEWPQEEAETFTDFLLPMLDLLPEKRATAAECLRHPWLAL; from the exons ATGGAGAGAAAAG TTCTGGCACTTCAGGCGAGGAAGAAAAGGGTCAAAGCCAAGAAGTCGACCAAAAA GCCAGCACATCCTCCACGCGGGGCATCTCAACAGGATCCCCCTACAGAGACCCAGATAAAAGAGCCCGACGAGGAGATCCTCGGCTCTGATGATGAGGAGCAAGAAGATCCTAATGACTACTGTAAAG GAGGCTATCACCATGTCAAAATAGGGGACCTGTTTAATGGTAAATACCACGTGATCCGTAAACTGGGATGGGGGCATTTCTCCACTGTGTGGCTGGCCTGGGACATCCA AGGGAAGCGGTTTGTTGCGATGAAGGTGGTAAAGAGTGCAGAACATTACACTGAAACAGCTCTGGATGAAATAAAGCTGCTGAGATCT GTCAGAAATACAGGCCCTGATGATCCGAACAGAGAGATGGTTGTGCAGATGCTGGATGACTTTAAGATCTCAGGGGTCAATGGAACTC ATGTTTGCATGGTGTTCGAGGTGTTGGGTCACCATTTGCTTAAATGGATTATTAAGTCTAACTACCAAGGCTTACCTCTGCCCTGTGTCAAGAGCATCATTCGCCAG GTTCTGCAAGGTCTGGATTACCTGCACACCAAGTGTCAAATCATCCACACAGACATTAAGCCAGAGAACATTCTCATGAGCGTTGAGGAGCTGTATATCAGGCGACTGGCTGCAGAGGCCACTGAATGGCAGAAAGCAGGTGCTCCCCCTCCCTCTGGGTCAGCAG TGAGCACTGCCCCAGCACCTAAACAG CTgccaaaaatgtcaaaaaacaagaaaaagaagcTAAAAAAGAAGCAGAAGCGTCAGGCTGAGCTACTGGAGAAATGCATTATGGACTTAGAAGAGATGGAGGTCGCACCTGAaggtgaagaggaagatgaccCTGAATCCCTTAAATCCCCCTCCTGCCACCCACTCAGAGAGGCATCACTGCAGGACATCACTGCTGAAGACATAATCA CGGACACCAGAGAGAGACTAACCTCAGATGATTCAGTGGAGCTCAACTGTAATGGATTTACCTGTAAACAAGACACCCAACTGCACACAAGACACCCCACAGACGCAGAGGACGCAGCTCTGAGCATGTATGAGTACTGTAACGGGGCGGAGTCCCCAGAACTGGACCAGGCCGGCTACAGTAACGGCACCTCGGGCCAAGAGCAGTTGGAGGAGGAAGAGCTGCACCCCGGGGAGCAAGAACAGCAGAAGTCTAGAACCAGAGCCAGGGAACAGAACAAGGAGAAGCTGAAGAACG ACAAGTTGTCCTCTGGAAGCCTATTGGTCAATCCATTAGATCCCCTCAATGCTGACAAGATTAACGTCAAGATTGCAGACCTGGGCAACGCCTGCTGGGTG caCAAGCACTTTACAGAAGACATACAGACCCGACAGTACCGCTCTCTGGAGGTGCTGCTGGGCTCAGGATACAGCACACCTGCCGATATATGGAGCACAGCCTGCATG GCGTTTGAGTTGGCCACTGGTGACTATTTGTTTGAGCCTCACTCTGGTGAAGATTACTCCAGAGATGAAG ACCACCTTGCTTTGATTATTGAGCTTTTGGGGCAGATTCCTTGTCACTTTGCTCTGAGCGGGAAATTCTCACAGGAATACTTCAGCTGGCAAG GTGACCTGAAGCACATTACTAAATTGAAGCCGTGGGGTTTGCTGGAGGTACTGATGGATAAATACGAGTGGCCTCAGGAAGAGGCTGAGACCTTCACCGATTTCTTACTTCCAATGCTAGATCTCCTGCCAGAGAAAAGAGCCACGGCTGCTGAATGTTTGCGACACCCTTGGCTCGCCCTCTAG
- the lhfpl5b gene encoding LHFPL tetraspan subfamily member 5b has protein sequence MANEKMLPAQEAAKIYHTNYVRNSRAIGVLWGVFTLCFAIITVVVFIQPYWIGDSVNTPQAGYFGLFHYCIGNPITSELVCKGSVFDFGSIPSGAFRTAMFFVGCSMLLIVGTIVCLSLFFFCNAGSVYKICAWMQTASAVLMVMGCMIYPDGWDAPEVKRMCGERTDKYTLGNCTVRWAYILGIISILDAGLLSLLAFTLGNRQDKLLPEDFEVETGKDSE, from the exons ATGGCGAACGAGAAAATGCTGCCAGCCCAAGAGGCTGCCAAAATCTACCACACCAACTACGTGAGAAATTCCAGAGCCATCGGCGTCCTGTGGGGAGTTTTCACATTATGCTTCGCCATCATTACTGTGGTGGTCTTTATTCAGCCCTACTGGATTGGTGACAGCGTTAATACCCCGCAGGCTGGATACTTCGGACTCTTTCACTACTGTATTGGCAACCCCATCACCTCCGAACTGGTCTGTAAGGGAAGCGTTTTTGACTTTGGCTCGATCCCATCTGGGGCTTTCAGAACTGCTATGTTCTTCGTAGGCTGCTCGATGCTACTTATCGTGGGTACGATTGTGTGCTTGAGTCTTTTCTTCTTTTGCAACGCTGGGAGTGTGTACAAGATATGCGCGTGGATGCAAACAGCTTCAG CCGTGTTGATGGTGATGGGTTGTATGATTTATCCGGATGGCTGGGATGCTCCGGAGGTGAAGCGAATGTGTGGTGAGAGGACAGACAAATACACGCTTGGGAACTGTACCGTGCGTTGGGCTTACATTTTAGGCATCATCAGTATCCTGGATGCGGGTTTACTGTCGCTGCTTGCTTTTACTTTGGGCAACCGGCAAGACAAGCTGCTGCCTGAGGACTTTGAGGTGGAAACAGGAAAAGACAGTGAGTGA